In a genomic window of Acidobacteriota bacterium:
- a CDS encoding 6-carboxytetrahydropterin synthase — protein MATTVTVKVYFEAAHRLHNPAQPDEWNRRVFGKCNNPHGHGHNYVIEAVVRGQPDPASGYLIDMKDLKAILQRCVVDHVDHRHLNIEVPWLERVIPTAENLARVFFERTAPELPEGVELVALTVHETERNSATFS, from the coding sequence ATGGCGACAACAGTCACTGTCAAGGTCTACTTCGAAGCGGCTCACCGCCTGCACAACCCGGCCCAGCCGGACGAGTGGAACCGCCGCGTCTTCGGCAAGTGCAACAACCCCCACGGCCACGGCCACAACTACGTCATCGAGGCGGTCGTGCGCGGCCAACCGGACCCGGCGAGCGGCTACCTGATCGACATGAAGGATCTCAAGGCAATCCTCCAACGCTGCGTGGTGGACCACGTCGACCACCGCCATCTCAATATCGAGGTGCCGTGGCTTGAGCGCGTCATCCCGACCGCCGAGAACCTGGCGCGGGTCTTTTTCGAGCGCACCGCGCCGGAGCTTCCCGAGGGCGTCGAGTTGGTTGCTCTGACGGTGCACGAGACGGAGCGTAATTCAGCGACCTTCAGTC
- a CDS encoding carbon-nitrogen family hydrolase, whose product MLRTTARSVTNPTMIVAGIQFDIAWEDPKENMRRVTPLVARAAERGAKIVALPEMFATGFTMRAAEMAAHADAIRKFLAETARGHGVWLVGGYAEAGDNLPANACSVMGPDGREALHYRKIHPFTLAKEPEHYEAGAELHTVEIHSVRVTPLICYDLRFPELFRLAAGVTDLFVVIANWPARRAHAWRALLSARAIDDQAWVLGVNRVGEAEGYPHSGDTSLIDPWGKVVATLADKSGVVAGDVDAEVVREARQRFRFLEDRRPDLYRRLEDEY is encoded by the coding sequence ATGCTTCGTACCACTGCCCGAAGTGTCACCAACCCCACCATGATCGTCGCCGGCATCCAGTTCGACATCGCCTGGGAGGATCCGAAGGAGAATATGCGGCGGGTCACTCCCCTGGTTGCGCGGGCCGCTGAGCGCGGTGCGAAGATCGTCGCGCTTCCCGAGATGTTCGCCACCGGCTTCACCATGCGCGCCGCGGAAATGGCCGCCCACGCCGACGCCATCAGGAAGTTCCTGGCCGAGACCGCCCGAGGGCACGGGGTATGGCTGGTCGGCGGTTACGCCGAGGCCGGTGACAACCTACCGGCGAACGCCTGCTCGGTAATGGGCCCCGACGGCCGCGAGGCTCTACACTACCGCAAAATCCACCCGTTCACCCTCGCCAAGGAACCGGAGCACTACGAGGCCGGCGCCGAGCTGCACACCGTGGAGATCCACAGCGTGCGGGTCACGCCGTTGATCTGCTACGACCTCCGCTTTCCCGAGCTGTTCCGGCTCGCCGCGGGGGTCACCGATCTCTTCGTGGTCATAGCCAACTGGCCCGCCAGACGCGCCCACGCCTGGCGCGCCCTGCTCTCCGCTCGCGCGATCGACGACCAGGCCTGGGTGCTGGGCGTGAACCGGGTTGGCGAGGCGGAGGGTTACCCGCACTCCGGGGACACGAGCCTGATCGATCCCTGGGGAAAAGTTGTGGCGACCCTGGCCGACAAGTCCGGAGTCGTGGCAGGTGACGTCGACGCCGAGGTGGTCCGCGAGGCGAGACAGAGGTTTCGTTTCCTCGAAGACCGCCGGCCGGATCTCTACCGCCGGCTGGAGGATGAATACTGA
- a CDS encoding rhomboid family intramembrane serine protease — translation MSATGPPPGRSSSMRSRAVSIIIGLNVLVFLAWQAAALVPGLKPFMTANFLVSTAHLEHWLVWTVLTAAFSHSELWHLAINMFVLWSFGTVLDKLWGTRVFVLFYLAAATVASFTHCLVSTFILGNSNIPALGASGAISGLLLAYALHFPHHKILLFGIVPIPALAGVLAFVGIDLWGLLAQSRGGGLPIGHGAHLGGALAGALIYFLYLKEAYPTPPAPRPRPSPIGASLTPEEAREFERIRHKIDTSGPHTLTPKEQDFLDRLRERVLQASHHD, via the coding sequence ATGAGTGCAACTGGTCCCCCGCCTGGTCGCTCGAGCAGCATGCGATCAAGGGCGGTGTCGATCATCATCGGCCTCAATGTGCTCGTCTTCCTCGCCTGGCAGGCGGCGGCGCTTGTGCCCGGATTGAAACCCTTCATGACCGCCAACTTCCTGGTCAGCACCGCCCACCTCGAACACTGGTTGGTTTGGACTGTCCTGACCGCCGCCTTCTCCCACAGCGAGCTCTGGCATCTGGCGATCAACATGTTCGTCCTGTGGAGCTTTGGCACGGTGCTCGACAAGCTCTGGGGAACCCGGGTCTTCGTGCTGTTCTACCTGGCGGCGGCAACGGTGGCGTCGTTCACGCACTGCCTGGTTTCGACCTTCATACTCGGCAACAGCAACATCCCCGCCCTCGGCGCGTCCGGTGCAATCAGCGGGTTGTTGCTTGCCTACGCGCTGCACTTTCCGCACCACAAGATTCTCCTCTTCGGCATCGTACCGATACCAGCACTTGCCGGAGTGCTCGCCTTCGTTGGCATCGATCTCTGGGGCTTGTTGGCGCAGAGCCGTGGAGGCGGCCTTCCCATCGGCCACGGCGCCCACCTCGGCGGCGCCCTGGCGGGGGCTCTGATCTATTTTCTCTACCTCAAGGAGGCGTACCCGACACCGCCCGCGCCTCGGCCTCGACCCTCGCCAATCGGCGCCTCCCTGACACCCGAAGAGGCACGGGAGTTCGAGCGGATACGGCACAAGATCGACACTTCGGGTCCGCACACGTTGACACCGAAGGAACAGGATTTCCTCGATCGGCTGCGGGAGCGTGTTCTGCAGGCCTCGCATCACGACTGA
- a CDS encoding pyridoxal phosphate-dependent aminotransferase, with translation MPQSEREVRIEVFNSFKERYASAPIRLMSRTVNAMRAMGYNDLASAIGDCDRRTVPPDDPEDPCLRQDWYDELLSAFEYVGGWVRQLSAHPMGYNVDSIGYPRITRSWGALWSRQLGIDFKNDSHSPPQIMAFHGGNQALQAALQGVAEARRSRVGTGSPATVLVPIPTFTCPMDQIALLGMKALLLPPTRADMDPSVDDLAQVPENVEIDSVYLMPINNPTGRTLPPEECRKLVDAVLDRWPNATVILDSVYVRLHPDHRRLLSWYSEDPRYAEAVLFIDSLSKTHGVTGLRSGAILTRSSTPRDGIVRYAQNVMAGPSNAMQAATASLLAAFLSGDDELVEHRIRLQMRIGRHLQRRRRLLLRDAFDRYRELFDSEQLLLPDSETFDWEGSMYAVPRLSDRCCELGEESAVAPTVAFYLETGIGGVPLDSFCRNPNLERHGLVVNGDSSRLAEFQEAARKYVRLSFGMTPPPRSGGE, from the coding sequence ATGCCGCAAAGCGAGCGAGAGGTGCGGATAGAGGTCTTCAACTCCTTCAAAGAGCGCTACGCAAGCGCGCCGATCCGCCTGATGAGCCGGACGGTCAACGCCATGCGTGCCATGGGCTACAACGACCTCGCCTCTGCCATCGGCGATTGCGATCGGCGAACGGTTCCCCCCGATGATCCTGAAGATCCGTGCCTCCGACAGGACTGGTACGATGAGCTGCTATCCGCCTTCGAGTACGTCGGCGGCTGGGTTCGGCAGCTGAGCGCCCACCCGATGGGCTACAACGTCGACTCGATCGGGTACCCGAGAATCACGAGGTCTTGGGGTGCCCTGTGGTCGCGGCAACTCGGCATTGATTTCAAGAACGATTCCCACTCGCCGCCACAGATCATGGCCTTCCACGGTGGTAATCAGGCTCTGCAAGCGGCTCTCCAGGGCGTGGCGGAGGCGCGCCGAAGCCGCGTCGGAACGGGGAGCCCGGCAACCGTGCTCGTGCCGATTCCGACCTTCACCTGCCCGATGGACCAGATCGCCCTGCTTGGCATGAAGGCCCTGTTGCTGCCGCCAACCCGCGCCGACATGGATCCGAGCGTCGACGACCTGGCTCAGGTGCCGGAAAACGTCGAAATTGACAGTGTCTATCTCATGCCCATCAACAATCCCACCGGCCGCACGCTCCCACCGGAAGAGTGTCGGAAGTTGGTCGATGCGGTTCTCGACCGATGGCCGAACGCGACCGTGATTTTGGATTCCGTCTACGTTCGGCTTCACCCAGACCACCGGCGGCTCCTCTCCTGGTATTCGGAAGACCCCCGGTACGCCGAGGCGGTGCTATTTATTGACTCCCTCTCCAAGACTCACGGTGTCACCGGCCTGCGATCTGGCGCCATTCTGACCCGTTCGTCGACTCCGCGGGACGGCATCGTGCGATATGCCCAGAACGTCATGGCGGGTCCGTCGAACGCCATGCAGGCGGCGACCGCTTCGCTGCTCGCCGCCTTCCTCAGTGGCGACGACGAGCTCGTCGAGCACCGCATCCGCCTCCAGATGCGTATCGGACGTCACCTCCAACGTCGGCGCCGACTCCTCCTGCGCGACGCCTTCGACCGATACCGGGAGCTGTTCGATTCCGAACAGCTGCTGCTGCCCGACTCCGAGACCTTCGACTGGGAAGGTTCGATGTACGCCGTTCCACGCCTCTCGGATCGCTGCTGTGAGCTCGGTGAGGAATCCGCGGTGGCACCGACCGTCGCCTTCTATCTCGAAACCGGAATCGGCGGAGTGCCACTCGACAGCTTCTGCCGCAACCCCAACCTCGAACGGCACGGGTTGGTGGTCAACGGAGACTCTTCGCGACTCGCCGAGTTCCAGGAGGCGGCTCGCAAGTACGTGCGGCTTTCCTTCGGCATGACCCCGCCGCCGAGGTCAGGTGGGGAGTGA